DNA sequence from the Fuscovulum ytuae genome:
GCGGCAAATCCGGTCTTGCGCTGTCCCTTATGGCGCTGGGCGCGCGGCTGGTGGCGGATGACCAAGTGACGCTTTCCGTTACAGAAGGGGCGCTCTGGGCCGCCTGCCCGCCCACGATCCGGGGAATGATCGAGGCGCGGGGGATTGGCCTTCTGGCGGCGGACCCGGTGGACGCGGCGGAGGTGGTTTTGGTGGTCGATCTGGGGACGCCCGAGACGGAGCGGTTGCCGCCGCGACGTGAGGTTTCCTACCTCGGACGGACAGTAGCCCTTGTGCGAAGGATCGAAGGGCCCCATTTCCCGGCAGCGGTGCTGCACTATGTCAGGGCAGGGCGCAAAGAGTGACGGAAAGTCCCGCGATGCAGGACGACTTACAGGCGATGGGGCACCGGCTTTTGCTGGTCACCGGTCCTTCGGGGGCAGGGCGCAGCACGTCGATCGACGCGCTGGAGGATCTTGGCTATGAGGTGATCGACAACCTGCCCCTGCGGCTTGTGCCGCGTCTGATCGAGGGCGCGCCGCTGGAGCGGCCCATCGCGTTGGGCCTTGATGTGCGCAACCGGGATTTCAATGTCACCGCCTTGATCGAGTTGATCGACACTTTGACGCGCGACCCGAGGGTGGCGTTGCAAGTGTTGTATGTGGACTGTGCGCCGTCGGAACTGATCCGGCGCTATAGCCAGACGCGGCGGCGGCATCCCTTGGCCCCGGCGGAAACGCCCGCCGAAGGGATCGCGCGTGAGATCGACCTTTTGGCCCCGATCCGGGTGCGGGCGGATCACCTGATCGACACGACGGAGATGAGCCCGCATGACTTGAAGGCAGAGCTTGCGCAATGGTTCGGGCAGTCTGTGGCGTCGCGGATGGCGGTGTCCTTGCAGAGCTTTAGCTATAAGCGTGGGCTGCCGCGGGGCGTGGATATGGTGTTTGACTGCCGGTTTCTGCGGAACCCCTATTGGGAGGCCGCTTTGCGCGATCTGGACGGGCGTGATGCGGCGGTGGTGGCGCATGTGGCGGATGACCCGCGCTTTGCGGAATTCTTTGAAAGAGTGAGCGGGTTGGTGCAATTCCTGCTTCCGGCATCGGTTGCCGAGGGCAAGGCGCATCTGTCCATCGGCTTTGGCTGCACAGGCGGGCAACATCGCAGCGTGGCGGTGGCCGAAATGCTTGGCAAGGCGCTTGCAGAGGCGGGTTGGGCGGTGTCAAAACGGCACCGGGAACTGGAACGCAGGGCGGCGGTGACGCCGGGTGCTGCGGGCACGGGAATGGGCGGGGTGACGGGCGCGTGATCGGTATCGTGATCGTGGCACATGGCGGGCTGGCGCGGGAATATCTTTCCGCGGTCGAGCATGTCGTGGGCAAGCAGGATGCGATGCGGGCCATCGCCATCGAGGATGACCATGACCGCAAGGCCAAGCAGGCCGAGATCTGTGCCGCCGCCGATGCGGTGGATACGGGCGCGGGCGTGGTGGTGGTGACGGATATGTTCGGGGGATCGCCGTCGAACCTATCGCTCATGGCCTGTATCGGGGCGGATCGGCGCATCGTCTATGGGGCGAACCTGCCGATGCTGATCAAGCTGGCAAAGTCGCGCGATTTGACGGTGCCGGAGGCTGTGGCCGCCGCGCTTGACGCCGGGCGGAAGTATATCAACAGTCTGGACCTTGGCGGTGGGGCGTGAGCTGGGGATCATGACGGCACGGGTGTTTCGGATCATCAATGAAAAGGGGCTGCATGCGCGCGCCTCGGCCAAATTCGTGGAAGTGGTCGAAGGGCATGATGCGCAGGCGCAGGTGACAAAGGACGGGATGACCGTGTCGGGGGATTCGATCATGGGTCTTCTGATGTTGGCCGCGTCGCGCGGGACAGAGATCGCGGTGGCGACAAGCGGCGCAGAGGCGGAGAAGCTTGCCGATGCGCTGGAGGCGCTGGTTGCAAACCGCTTCGGTGAAGACTACTGAGGCGCGTCAGACCCAATAGGCAGATCCCGCGTGACCGATACGTCGCAAAGCGAAGAGGTGCGCACCCTTGAGGTGAGCGAGGACGAGCTGGCCCGGCGGCGGGCGGCGCGGGCCGAGCGGCCCTATGACATGCGGCGGCTGTCCTATGCGGGGACGTTTAAGAACCCGTTCAAGGCGAACACGATCCGCACCATCGAATGGTTGACGGCGAAGGTCACGCTCTTGCGGTTGATCCGGGATTTCGAGCGGACGGGAGCGCCGCAGGGTGCGCCTTTCTGGCCCAAGGCGATCCGTCAGATGGGGATAACGATCCAGACGCCGCCCGAAGAGATTGCCCTTATCCCGAAGACGGGGCCACTGGTGGTGGTGTCGAACCATCCGTCGGGGTTGGTCGATGGGATGGTGTTGGCCGAGATGGTCAATCGTGTGCGGTCGGATTTCAAGATCCTGACGCGGTCCTTGCTGACGGGGATACCGGAGGTCGAGGAATTCATGATCCCGGTGCCTTTTCCGCATGAGGATAATGCGCGGGAACTGGGCCTGCAGATGCGGGACGAGACGATGAAGCACCTGAAGGCGGGCGGGGTGATCATCCTGTTCCCCGCTGGCAAGGTGGCGATGAGCGAGGGCTGGTGGGGGCCAGCTGTGGAGGCGGAGTGGAACGTCTTCACCCATAAGATCGTGCGGTCATCGGGGGCGACGATCCTGCCGGTATTCTTCCCCGGCCAGAATTCGCGTGCGTTCCAGATTGCCAACCAGATCAGCGACACGCTGCGGCAGGGTCTGCTGCTGTATGAGATCAAGCGTTGTTTGTTCAAGCCGACACGGCCCGTGATCGGCCCGCCGATCCCGGCGACGGAATTGAAAAACTGGGAGGGGAACCCGCGAGGGTTTCTGGCCTGGCTGAGGGAATATACGCTTTCACTGAAAGGGTAGGGCGGGGTTTCCCGTCTCTTGAGGCGGCGGCGATTTCTGACGCAGAAATCGCGTCGGAATTTGACGCAAATTCCGGGTGGGCGACCGCTGGTCGCCTATTTGCGGGACGGTGGGGCCGATTTCTGCGTCAGAAATCGGTGCGGAAACTGCGTCAGTTTCCGCGATTTCAGCGTGTTGGGACGGGGGTTTCACCGCGATAGTCGTAAAAACCGCGCTGGGTTTTTCGGCCGAGCCAGCCTGCCTCGACATATTTTGTCAGAAGCGGGCAGGGCCGATATTTCGTATCCGCCAGACCGTCATGCAGCACGTTCATGATGGCAAGGCAGGTGTCCAGGCCGATGAAATCGGCCAGCTCTAGCGGCCCCATCGGGTGGTTCGCGCCGAGTTTGAGCGATTCGTCGATGGATTTCACGTTCCCGACGCCTTCGTAAAGCGTGTAGACGGCCTCGTTGATCATCGGCATCAGGATGCGGTTGACGATAAAGGCCGGGAAATCTTCGGCACTGGCGGCGGTTTTGCCGAGTTTCTTCACCACCTCATGCAGACTATCCCATGTGTCCTGATCGGTGGCGATACCGCGGATCAGTTCGACCAGCTGCATCAC
Encoded proteins:
- a CDS encoding HPr kinase/phosphorylase gives rise to the protein MTAEVTLHATCVAVEGRGVLITGPSGSGKSGLALSLMALGARLVADDQVTLSVTEGALWAACPPTIRGMIEARGIGLLAADPVDAAEVVLVVDLGTPETERLPPRREVSYLGRTVALVRRIEGPHFPAAVLHYVRAGRKE
- the rapZ gene encoding RNase adapter RapZ, producing MGHRLLLVTGPSGAGRSTSIDALEDLGYEVIDNLPLRLVPRLIEGAPLERPIALGLDVRNRDFNVTALIELIDTLTRDPRVALQVLYVDCAPSELIRRYSQTRRRHPLAPAETPAEGIAREIDLLAPIRVRADHLIDTTEMSPHDLKAELAQWFGQSVASRMAVSLQSFSYKRGLPRGVDMVFDCRFLRNPYWEAALRDLDGRDAAVVAHVADDPRFAEFFERVSGLVQFLLPASVAEGKAHLSIGFGCTGGQHRSVAVAEMLGKALAEAGWAVSKRHRELERRAAVTPGAAGTGMGGVTGA
- a CDS encoding PTS sugar transporter subunit IIA produces the protein MIGIVIVAHGGLAREYLSAVEHVVGKQDAMRAIAIEDDHDRKAKQAEICAAADAVDTGAGVVVVTDMFGGSPSNLSLMACIGADRRIVYGANLPMLIKLAKSRDLTVPEAVAAALDAGRKYINSLDLGGGA
- a CDS encoding HPr family phosphocarrier protein; protein product: MTARVFRIINEKGLHARASAKFVEVVEGHDAQAQVTKDGMTVSGDSIMGLLMLAASRGTEIAVATSGAEAEKLADALEALVANRFGEDY
- a CDS encoding lysophospholipid acyltransferase family protein; its protein translation is MTDTSQSEEVRTLEVSEDELARRRAARAERPYDMRRLSYAGTFKNPFKANTIRTIEWLTAKVTLLRLIRDFERTGAPQGAPFWPKAIRQMGITIQTPPEEIALIPKTGPLVVVSNHPSGLVDGMVLAEMVNRVRSDFKILTRSLLTGIPEVEEFMIPVPFPHEDNARELGLQMRDETMKHLKAGGVIILFPAGKVAMSEGWWGPAVEAEWNVFTHKIVRSSGATILPVFFPGQNSRAFQIANQISDTLRQGLLLYEIKRCLFKPTRPVIGPPIPATELKNWEGNPRGFLAWLREYTLSLKG
- a CDS encoding 3-hydroxybutyryl-CoA dehydrogenase — translated: MAEIRSVGVVGAGQMGNGIAHVFALAGYDVLLTDISQASIDKALATIEKNLDRQVARGKITAEEKAAAQGRIRTTLRLADVGPTDLIIEAATERETVKQAIFEDLLPHLKPSTILTSNTSSISITRLASRTDRPEKFMGFHFMNPVPVMQLVELIRGIATDQDTWDSLHEVVKKLGKTAASAEDFPAFIVNRILMPMINEAVYTLYEGVGNVKSIDESLKLGANHPMGPLELADFIGLDTCLAIMNVLHDGLADTKYRPCPLLTKYVEAGWLGRKTQRGFYDYRGETPVPTR